One segment of Vicia villosa cultivar HV-30 ecotype Madison, WI unplaced genomic scaffold, Vvil1.0 ctg.002683F_1_1, whole genome shotgun sequence DNA contains the following:
- the LOC131639534 gene encoding glycine-rich cell wall structural protein 1.0-like encodes MDRYQKVQKPKPESPINENEIRITTQGAIRNYITYATSLLQEKQAKEIVLKAMGQAISKTVAISEILKKRIAHLHQDTAISSVSITDVWEPIEEGLVPVEMTRHVSMISITLSTGELDKNSPGYQPPSNVEQPKPHSNYQQQPIKPAQDSYNAVNEDSYGRGRGRGRGRGRGRNWGRGGYGSYQGGYGNYQGGYDYYQGGYANYQDNGGYSNRGRGGGRGRGWGYRGTGYGGGRGGGYEGGRGGGYEGGRGGGYDGGRGGGYEGGRGGGYEGGRGGGYDGGRGGGYEGGRGMGYVGGRGGGMGYVGGRGGGMGYERGRGGGRGYGRGRGRIGGRGRGGDNQA; translated from the exons ATGGATAGGTACCAGAAGGTCCAGAAACCCAAACCAGAGTCTCCCATCAACGAAAATGAGATCCGAATCACCACTCAAGGCGCCATTCGGAACTACATCACCTACGCTACTTCACTTCTTCAG GAAAAGCAGGCTAAAGAGATTGTCTTGAAGGCAATGGGACAAGCAATCAGCAAGACAGTTGCCATTTCAGAGATTCTGAAG AAGAGGATTGCCCATTTGCACCAAGATACTGCCATCAGCTCAGTTAGCATAACAGATGTGTGGGAGCCCATTGAAGAGGGTCTTGTACC TGTGGAAATGACTCGACATGTCTCTATGATCTCAATCACCTTATCAACCGGAGAATTAGACAAAAATTCCCCTGG GTATCAACCTCCATCTAATGTGGAACAACCAAAGCCACACTCTAATTATCAGCAGCAACCTATAAAACCAGCACAAGATTCTTACAATGCTGTAAATGAAG ACTCGTATGGCCGAGGTCGTGGTCGAGGTAGGgggagaggaagaggaagaaattgGGGAAGGGGTGGTTATGGAAGTTATCAAGGCGGTTATGGAAATTATCAAGGTGGTTATGACTATTACCAAGGTGGATATGCAAATTATCAAG ATAATGGTGGATATTCTAATCGTGGCCGAGGTGGAGGTCGAGGCAGAGGTTGGGGGTATCGTG GTACTGGTTATGGTGGTGGCAGAGGCGGAGGTTATGAAGGCGGAAGAGGAGGAGGTTATGAAGGTGGAAGAGGCGGAGGTTATGACGGTGGCAGGGGTGGGGGTTATGAAGGTGGCAGGGGCGGAGGCTATGAAGGAGGCCGGGGCGGAGGCTATGACGGTGGCAGGGGTGGAGGCTATGAAGGCGGCAGAGGTATGGGTTATGTAGGAGGCAGAGGTGGAGGAATGGGTTACGTCGGAGGCAGAGGTGGAGGTATGGGTTATGAAAGAGGCAGAGGTGGAGGCAGGGGATATGGCCGTGGCAGGGGAAGAATCGGTGGACGTGGTAGGGGTGGCGACAACCAAGCATAA